One stretch of Anguilla anguilla isolate fAngAng1 chromosome 5, fAngAng1.pri, whole genome shotgun sequence DNA includes these proteins:
- the LOC118226828 gene encoding fibroblast growth factor-binding protein 2-like gives MAPPLSIPLLLACCLWAALAQSDSAKKSIWDDPIKFNSKAKDACLMHVSGQGDYTKLRISCRNKASSYYCDYQGKPNFCRAYSNNPRHYFTQIMWDLRKQTNACQGPKVLRALMCKKAPDEAQMTFVSSWPKPAAPKQTAKITYERKPATQKPAANKPPQPAPARPGARAPQPKKPTPKTTRGQTTPRPTEHGGESRAVKLAQEYCWKSLQGVCAYFISWFHRN, from the coding sequence ATGGCGCCCCCGCTCAGCATCCCGCTGCTCCTCGCCTGCTGCCTGTGGGCCGCGCTGGCTCAGAGCGACAGCGCCAAGAAGAGCATCTGGGACGACCCCATCAAGTTCAACTCCAAGGCCAAGGACGCCTGCCTCATGCACGTTTCGGGCCAGGGGGACTACACCAAGCTGAGGATCTCCTGCAGGAACAAGGCCAGCTCCTACTACTGCGACTACCAGGGCAAGCCCAACTTCTGCCGCGCCTACAGCAACAACCCCCGCCACTACTTCACCCAGATCATGTGGGACCTGCGCAAGCAGACCAACGCCTGCCAGGGGCCCAAGGTGCTCCGGGCCCTCATGTGCAAGAAGGCCCCCGACGAGGCGCAGATGACCTTCGTCAGCTCCTGGCCCAAGCCGGCCGCCCCCAAGCAGACGGCGAAGATCACCTACGAGAGGAAGCCCGCCACCCAGAAACCCGCCGCCAACAAGCCGCCGCAGCCCGCCCCCGCCAGACCGGGAGCCAGAGCCCCCCAGCCCAAAAAGCCCACGCCGAAGACCACCAGGGGCCAGACCACGCCCAGGCCCACAGAGCACGGCGGAGAAAGCCGCGCCGTCAAGCTGGCCCAGGAGTACTGCTGGAAGTCCCTGCAGGGCGTCTGCGCCTACTTCATCAGCTGGTTCCACCGCAACTAG